TGTATTTATCCGCATCCAGGCACTGCGTCCGCCCGCCGCGCAGCTCGCTGTCGTAGGCCGCACAGCTGTCGGTGGACGACAGGTAATGCACCCGGCCATCCGCACCCGGTGCCCAACTGCGATACCGCCAACGCGATGGCTGCTGCGGATCCACCGGTCGCACGCTGTCGGCGGCCAAGGTCGGTGCGATCTGCCACAAGCCTGCGCCACTCAGATGCGTGAACAACACGTGTCCGCTGCCGCGATCCAGGCGTAGCTGCGAGACATCCTGCACGCTGGCCAGCGCGCGCCAGGGCCGGCGTCGCCGGTCGTAGAGCGTGGCGAAGGTGTGCCCCTCATCGTCGGCGGCAACAACCAGCACCTGGCCAGGATCAGGCACATAGATGGCTTGCAGTGGCCGCGTCTGCGGCACCGGCAGCCGGATCGCCTTGCCAGTGGCTGGCGTCACTTCGAACAGCGCTGCGTGCCCCTCTGCGTCGCTCCCGTTGACCAGTACCTGCCGCGAGTCGGCCGACCAATCTGCGGCCTGCCGCGCGTCCGGCCGCACCCCTTCGATCAAGCGCACCGAGCCAGGCTTGGTGACATCGCCCCACCACAGGCCGTAAGCGCCGGAGCGATTGGAGGCGAAGACGAGCTGACGTCCATCCGGGGCGATCATCGGGTGGTCGTCGCGTCCATTGGATGCGAATAACCGGCGTCGGATGTAACCACCATTCATCGGGTCATGGATGACTTGATGCACACCGAATTGCGGCCTGCGCTGGACGAACACCAGGTGCCCATTCGCCACGTCCGGCGCCTGCGCGTCGTCCACGCCCAGATCGTGCAGGCTGCGGTCGACCAGATCGAGCCGATACAGCCGCGCCTCGCTATCGACACGGCGCGCGAAGATCAGGCCGCTGCCGTCGGGCAGCCAGCTCCAGCCCCGGATATCGGCATTATCGTGGGTCAGGCGCTCGGCAGTGCCACCGTGTGCGGGAATCCGCCAGAGATCGCCGAGCTGTGGGTTGCGCAGGAACACGATCCAGCGCCCATCCGGGGAATAGCGCGGCGCGTAGTCGAAATCGGGCGGCTGCGCGTCGTAGGCCAGCGCCTGCCATTGATCGGTTTCAAGGTCCAGGCGCCGGATCCGCGGCGCGCCCTGCGCGCCGGTCATGCTGCCGAACAGTAATGCGCGTCCGTCGGGCGACCAGCTGAAGCTGAGCATGTCGGCGCCATCGCACCGCGTCACTTCGCGTGAGGCGGCTGTGCCGGCCGCCGCCGCAATCATGATCCTGCAGCTGCCATCCGGTGCCTGGCGCGCGAAGGCGATTTCGCGCCCATCCGGCGACCAGGCCGGCAATCGATCCGAGACGCCGGGTGCAGGCGTTTCCAGCACCCGTGGATAGGCGTTGTCGGTGGTCTTGACCAGGATCGAGGTGCCCACGCGATCATTGGTCAGCGAGGCATAGGCAACCATGGCGCCATCGGGCGACAGACTGGGGGTGAGATCGAATCCACCGCCTGCAGTGATCACCTGGTACGGCCGCTTGGGGCTACCCGGCACCTCTGGTGCCGACGCAGCGCTGTTGGCGGCGTGCGGTCGTAGCCACAGCGTACGCACCGCAAGCCCCAACACCAGCAGCAATGCCACACTGGCAATGGCCAAGGCCATCCAGCGGCGCCGATGCTGCGTCGTTGGTGTCGCTGGCAAGTGCTGGGCGTGCGCATGTTGGCCCGCGTCCGACCCGGCATGCATCGGCCGGGGTGCCGCTGGCGCGGCGTGCTCGGACAGCGGCTCGCCGGAAGTCACGCCTGTGTCTGGCACCTGCACCATGGGTGGCTCGGCATGCAGATCCCACGCCACTGGCGCCAACAGGCGGTAGCCGGTCTTGGCAATCGTCTCGATATGCTCCGAACGCTGGCTGCCATGGCTGCCCAGCGCCTTGCGCAACTGCGTGACGGCCTGGGTGACGACATCGTTGGTGGGCAAGGTATCGGGCCAGACCTCGGCCAACAGTTGTTCGCGCGTGACCACCTGCCCCGGCTGCCTGGCCAGGGTCAGCAGCACTGCCAGGGATTTCGGCGCCAGCCGCAGCACGCGCCTGGCGCCTGGTGCATGCACTTCGCGCGAGGCAACGTCGACCACACACTGCCCGACACGCAGCCGGCCAGAGGACATCGCAGTAGCGGAAGAAACACTCATCGGCAAAGAACAGGCATCGGCATGCAAGAACCACACAAAGACGCAACACACCAAAGATGCGAAACGCCAAATTCAGCAAAGGACGACGACCGACTGTGTCATGCATCCATTTGGTGCAAATTTTACTCTATGGCCCGTTGCTTCCCATGACAGGCAGTGACGTCAGGCTCTCTCTCTCTCGCCGACGAATTCAAATAATGACGATGTTCCCTTCGCGCCTTCTGGCGCGATTTTTTTATCTGCGATTCAGTTAGACGGTCCGCAAGCCTTGAAATATGTAACCGCTTGCAAAGCGGCTGCAGCGCGGCACTTGCGGGAGCCGCTGCAATCTGCACAAAAATTTGCTGAACTGTTCCTAAGCGGCCCGCGTGTCGCGCAGGCCGCCGTGCAACCAAATGGTTCGGCTACGACGCGCGATAAACCTGCGCGCCCTGCTCCCGAAACTCCGCCGCCTTTTCTTCCATGCCTGCCGCCAGCGCGCGTTCTTCGCCCATGCCGTGCTCGGCGGCATAATCGCGCACGTCCTGGGTGATCTTCATCGAGCAGAAGTGCGGCCCGCACATCGAGCAAAAGTGCGCCAGCTTGTGCGCGTCCTTGGGCAGGGTTTCATCGTGATACTCCCTGGCCTTCTCCGGATCCAGACCCAGGTGGAACTGGTCGTCCCAGCGGAATTCGAAACGCGCCTTGCTCAGGGCGTTGTCGCGCACCTGCGCGCCGGGATGGCCCTTGGCCAGGTCGGCCGCATGCGCGGCGATCTTGTAGGCCATGATGCCGTCGCGCACGTCCTGGCGGTTTGGCAGCCCCAGGTGCTCCTTGGGCGTGACGTAGCACAGCATCGCCGTGCCATACCAGGCGATCATCGCCGCACCGATCGCGCTGGTGATGTGGTCGTAGCCAGGCGCGATATCGGTGGTCAGCGGCCCCAGGGTGTAGAACGGGGCTTGCCCGCATTCGCGCAGCTGCTTGTCCATGTTTTCCTTGATCAACTGCATCGGCACATGTCCCGGTCCTTCGATCATGGTCTGCACGTCGTGCTTCCACGCGAGTTTGGTCAACTCGCCCAAGGTTTCCAGTTCACCGAACTGCGCGGCGTCGTTGGCATCGGCGATGCAGCCAGGGCGTAAGCCATCGCCCAGTGAAAACGCCACGTCGTACGCCTTCATGATCTGGCAGATGTCTTCGAAGTGGGTATAGAGGAAGTTTTCCTTGTGGTGGGCCAGGCACCACTTGGCCATGATCGATCCGCCGCGCGACACGATGCCGGTGACGCGCCGGGCGGTCAGCGGCACATAGCGCAGCAGCACGCCGGCATGGATGGTGAAGTAATCCACGCCCTGCTCGGCCTGCTCGATCAAGGTGTCGCGAAAAATGTCCCAGGTCAGCGCCTCGGCGCGTCCATCGACCTTCTCCAGCGCCTGGTAGATCGGCACCGTGCCGATCGGCACCGGCGAATTGCGGATGATCCACTCGCGCGTTTCATGGATGTGCTTGCCGGTGGACAGATCCATCACCGTGTCGCCGCCCCAGCGGATCGACCACACCAGCTTTTCGACTTCTTCGGCGATGCCCGAGGACACCGCGCTGTTGCCGATGTTGGCGTTGATCTTGGTCAGGAAATTGCGGCCGATGATCATCGGCTCGCTTTCCGGATGGTTGATGTTGTTGGGCAGGATCGCGCGGCCGCGTGCGATCTCCTCACGCACGAACTCCGGCGTGATGCGCTGCTGGATCGCGGCGCCGAACGGCTCGCCGGGATGCTGCTTGCGCAGCGCCGCATCTGCAACCGCCTCCAGACGCTGGTTCTCGCGGATGGCCACGAACTCCATCTCCGGGGTGATGATGCCGCGGCGCGCGTAATGCATCTGCGTGACATTGGCGCCTGCGCGTGCAACCCGAGGAACACGCCGCGCTGAAAAGCGCACCGCATCCAGACGTGCATCGTGTTCGCGGCCACGCCCGAAGCTGGAGCTGAGTTGGTCGAGCACCACGGTGTCCTCGCGTTCGGCGATCCAGTTCGCACGCAATGGTGCAAGCCCGGCCGCAAGATCGATCGCCGCCTGCGGATCGGTGTACGGCCCGGAGGTGTCGTAGACGCTGAGCGGCGGATTGTCTTCGCCACCGAACAAGGTTGGCGTGCGGGTCAGCACGATCTCGCGCATCGGCACCTGCAGATCCGCGCGCGAGCCTTGCACGAAGATCTTGCGTGAGCCGGGAATCGGCTGGGTCACAGCCTGGGACAGCGACTGGGCTTGTTGCTGCAAAACGGTGGGCGCGGCATTCATGGCGTTCGTCCTGTGTGCTGGCCCTGCGAAGGAGTCGCAGTGCGGACGAAGCGGCGGCGCTCAACACTCAGGTGCCCGTGCAGGCACGGACCATCGCATCTAACGAAGCTTCCCTACGCCGGTATGAGCCGGATCAGGTTCGAAGGGACTATCTCAACCGCAACGGTGCCGCGGTACCCCCACTTCGGCGGCGATTAAACCACATCGCCAAGACAGGCGGCATGGGCCAATGCAGCCAGGACGTGCGTGCCGCCCAAACGGCCCGCCTCGCAACAGCTGAACGCACCCTGCGCCCCTGACATGCACCGACACCCCACGGCATGCCCCCTGGCTAGCCTGCCCGCATAACGACAAGAAACTGCTCTCTCTCCCTACCGCCGACCTTCGGCGGTTTTTTTTGACCGGCGCTTGCCAGCACCCGCTGCGCTTCGTTATCGTTTTGTGAAACAGGGATGGACAACACGAATGCGCAGGATGCAGTGGTGTGCCTGGATGGTGGCCGTGTCTGTGTGGACCTCGGCCGGTGGCGTGGCAGCGGAGCCGCCGCCCGCGGAGGCGTTCGTGGAGTCCGGCCCGATCTCCTCGCCGTCGATGTCGCCGGACGGCAAGCACCTGGCGGTCAGTGCGGACCTGGGCGACGGCAATTACGCCCTGGTGGTGTATCGCATCGCCGATATGCAATCCACCATCATGCTGCGTCTGCCACGCTACGAACTGCCGGTGCGCATCGCCTGGGTCAGCGACCGACGCCTGGTGATCGGCAAGGGCCGCAAGCTTGGTTCGCTGGAAGAACCGGTGCCGATGGGCGAGATCATTGCCACCGACCTGGATGGCAGTAACCAGCGCTATGTCTACGGCTACCAGCAGAGCACCCGCAATGCCGGGCTGGAGCGCGGCTTCGGCTACATCGAAGGGCTGCCCAGCCGCCGCAATGGCCATTTCTACATGCGGCGCCTGTCGCTGGATTCGCGCCATTCGATGCTCTACGACGTGGATGCGACCACCACCACGCACCGGCTGATCGCCGACATCGATGTGCAGGACCTGCGGTTCGTGCTCGACAGGGACGGCGTGGCGCAATACGCCTATGGCACCGACGACGACAACGCCTCGCTGCTGTTCCGCCGCAACGGGAACGGCTGGACGCCGCTGACGCAGACCCAGGCCAACTGGCGCCCGTTCACCTTTGCCGACCAGCCCGGGCGTGTCTACGGCTGGTACAGCGAAGCCGGTGGCCCGGCGGCCCTGGTGTCCAGCGATCCGGACGGCCAGCAGCGCAGCGTCCTGGCGTCGGATCCGTTCTACGACGTCGACGACCTGCAATGGGGGCCGGTCCCCGCCGCACCGTTCGCTGCACGGCTCGGGCCAGGTCAACCGGCACTGCGCTACTTTGCGCAGGACGATGCCCAGGCCCAGCTGCATCGCAGCCTCAGCCAGACGCTGGCCGGCCAGTACGTGGACTTCGTCAACTTCACCGAGGATGGCAGTTCCTTGCTGCTGAAGGCCTACAGCGACCGCGACGCCGGCGCCTGGTACATCTTCGACCGCCCGACCAATACGCTCAAACTGGTCATCAAGGCCCGCAAGGCCCTGCCGGCGGCCCAGATGAGCGAGCGACGCATGCTGCGCTTCCAGGCCCGCGACGGCCTGGCCCTGGATGGCGTGCTGACCGTCCCTGCCGCTGCCGCCAAGGGCGTGGCGCTGCCAATGATCCTGCTTCCGCACGGCGGACCGCATGCCGATGGCGACGGCTGGGCATTCGATACCGATGCGCAGTTCCTGGCCAGCCGCGGCTATCTGGTGCTGCAGGTCAACTACCGCGGCGGGCAGGGACGCGGACCCAACTTCGAGCGTGCCGGCTACCGCCAGTGGGGCGAACGCATCCAGGACGATCTGGTCGACGGCGTGCGCTGGGCGATCGCCCAGGGGCTGGCCGATCCGGCGCGCATCTGCAGCTACGGGGCCAGTTTCGGTGCGTACGCGGCGATGATGGTGCAGGTCAAGGCACCGGAGATGTTCCGCTGCGCGGTGGGCATGGCCGGCATCTACGATCTGCAGATGATGTACAGCAAGGGCGACATCAATCGCAGCGACTACGGCCTGAATTACCTGGAGCGTGCGATCGGCCGCGACCCTGCCGATCTGGCGGCGCACTCACCGGTGGCGCTTGCCGAACGCATCAAGGCGCCGGTGCTGCTAGTCCATGGCGAAGAAGACGAGCGTGCGCCCTTTGCGCAGGCCAAGAGCCTGCGCGCGGCACTCACCCGCAGCGGCAATGCGCCGCAGTGGATGGCCGTCCCCAAGGAGGGCCACGGGTTCTACAAGGAGGACAATCAGGTGGCCTTCTATCGCACGCTCGAGCAGTTCCTCGCCAGCCACCTGGGCAACCCGGCAGCTGTCGCCGGTGCCTCGCCGGCGCCTGCCGCGCCGCAGTAAGTGCGGCGCCTGATTACTCCAGGGTGTACCCCACCCGCAGGCCGCCCCAGTGCTTGCGGCCGACGAAGATCGGTGCGGACAGATCGAACATGATCTGGCCGGTGTCGCGGCGGTACACCTGCAGCCGATACGGATCGGTGTGTGCGCCGACGCTGCGGCCCACGCGGTCGGTGAACTTGCGCTTGGTGCGGTTGCCGACCAGGTCGCGCTTGGCATCGCCGGTCAATGGCTGGGTGAAGCGCAGGTTGTGGGTGGGCACGTAGCCGTCGGGATTGGCGCAGATCGCAAACACGATCCACGGATGCGCTTCCAGCAGCGGCTCCTGCAGCGGCGGAAGCAGCTGATCGCAGACCGCGTCGAAGTCGGTGCTGAACTTGGCCGGCTCCACGCCAGGGATCGGGGTATAGGTGCGTGCAAACAGCGAAACTTCGTCGATCTGGCCCCGTGCAATCGCCTGCGCCAACGCCTCGCCGATCTTGCCCGCCGTGGCGACGGCGAGTTCCTTGACGCGGGCATGCCGCGGCACCTGCAATGGGTCGGCCGGCAACCGGAACAGGCCCACGCAGTCGCGCAGGATTTCGGTGCCGCGCTCCAGGGCTTCGCTGCGCTCGGCCACGTGTGCGGCGTGCTGCAGATTGCTCCGACCCAGCGCGACCACGCCATCGACCGCATGCTCGATGCCGCGAATCTCTCCGTCCTGCGCCTGGATGCGCCCGGCCACCGTGGTCATCGCGGCACTGGCCTGGCCGAGCACGCGGGTAATGCCATCCAGCACGGCTTCGGTGCCGCGCGCGGAGGCCGCACCCTCGCCTACCGCGGCGCTGGTTTCGGCCAGGATCGCGCGTACGTCGCGGGCGGCGGCGGCGGCACGTTCGGCCAGACGGCGGATCTCGGTGGCGACCACCGCGAAACCGCGCCCGGCATCGCCGGCATGCGCCGCTTCGATGCTGGCATTGATCGACAGAATATTGGTCTGGAACGCCACCGAGTCGATGACCTCGATGACCTCGCCGGCACGTGCCGCCCGGCGTTCCACCTCGTGCATGGCCTGGCCCAGCGCATGCGCCGCGGCCACGCCCTGGCGTGCGCTGTCGTCGGCGCTGGCGGCCAGCGCAATCACCTGCGCCAGATCGGCATTGACGTCCTGCAGGCTGGACGAGAGCCGCTCCACGGCGGTGCGCGCGCCATCCAGGGCGTCGGTCTGCGCCTGCGACTGACGCACCATCTCATCGTTCTCGGCCACCAGTGGCGGCACCTCGGCGGCGATCTGCACCGACAAGGCCACGGCCTGGCGAATGGCCTCGGCCAGATTGCCGAAGCCAGCCTGCAGCCGGCGCCCCATCTCGGTGTCCGCCAACCCGGGCGGCAACAGCAAGTCCAGTTCGCAGCCGGCCAGCGCCTGCGCGGTGCGCTCCAGCACCGTGCGGTCTTCATGCTCGGCCTGCAGGCGCGCGACCAGCGGCTGCAACAGCGGCGAGATCGGCACCGGGAGGCTGTCTTCGGCCAGACGCGTGGCCTCGCGCAGCAAAATCGCGGTTTCCACATGCGGCAGCGACAGCATCCAGCCACCATGCGCGCGGTCGCGCAGATAGCGCACACGCCGGGCCGGGTCGTCGCCTGGCGCGGCCCACACGCCTTCCTCGCCCACAAGGTCGGCCACACTCAATCCCCACAGCACGCTGGCCGGCGCGCCGATCAGATCGCCGGCGGTCGTGCCCAGCACATCCAGGCCGGCGCGATTGCACGCCAGCACGCAGGCGTCGGCAGACAGGCGCAGCAAGGCCACCGGTGCATCGGGAAGCAGGCCCGCCTGGGTCTGCGACGGCGAATCGGGCTGTTGCATCGAGCTCATGGGGAATTCCTGATCCATCGCTATCGTTAGCGGCGCGTGGCGGCTGGAGTTGAGCGGCAGGCTCGACCGTGGCGATCTGCTCAGTAGCCGGCCGCCTGCCCGTCCTTGCGGCTTTCCGAGGCACCGTAATAGACGCCGCTGGCCGCATCGCGCGCGATCGCCTGGTAGCCGCCGTACGGGCCGTCGGCAAAGATCACCCGGTGCCCCTTGCGCATCAGCGCGCGGATGGTGTCGTAGGAGAAGCCGGTTTCCAGATTGACCTCGCCGCCATCGCTCATCGCGGTGGCCTGGCCGGTGGGCTCGGTGGAGCCTTCATGCTGGATGCGCGGCGCGTCGCCGGCCTCCTGCAGGTTCATGTGGAAGTCCACCAGGTTCATCACGATCTGCACGTGGCCCTGCGGCTGCATCGCCCCACCCATCACGCCGAAGCTCAGCCACGGCTTGCCATCCTTGGTGACGAAGGCCGGGATGATGGTCTGGAACGGCCGCTTGCCCGGCGCATAGCCGTTGGGGTGGTCCTTCTTCAGCACGAACATCTCGCCGCGGTCCTGCAGGATGAAGCCCAGCCCCGGCGGGGCCATGCCGCTACCCATACCGCGGTAATTGGACTGGATCAACGACACCATCATGCCGTCGGCATCGGCCACGGTCATGTAGATAGTGTCGCCTTCTTCCAGCTGCTTGGGCGTGCCCGGCTGCACTTCCTTGAGCGCCTTGTCCATGGAGATCAGCGCGCGACGCTGCGCGGCGTAGTCCTTGGAAATCAGCCTGGCCAGCGGCGCCGGCTGGAACGCCGGGTCGGCATAGAAGCGCGCGCGGTCGGCGAAGGCCAACTTCTTGGCTTCGGTGAACAGGTGCACGTGCTCGGCCGAGCCGAACGGAATCTTGGAGAAATCGTAGCCTTCCAGGATGTTGAGCATCTGCAGCGCAGCAATACCCTGGCTGTTGGGCGGCAACTCCCACACGTCAACGCCGCGGTAATTGGTGCTGACCGGCTCCACCCACTCACCCTGGTGGCTGGCCATGTCTTCATAGCTGAGATACCCGCCATTGGCCTTGAAGTAGGCGCCAATGGTGCGCGCGATCTCGCCCTTGTAGAACGCATCGCGGCCGCCGTCGGCGATCTGCTGCAGCGTGTTGGCCAGGTTCGGGTTCTTCCACAGCTCGCCCTTGCGCGGGGCGTGCCCGTCGATGGTGAACTGTTCCTTGAAGCCGGGGTACTGCGACAGCCGCGGCACCGAGCGGTCCCAGTAGTAGGCAATGGTTTCGGCCACCGGATGGCCCTCGCGCGCGTAGCGGATCGCCGGCGCCAGGTTCTGCGCCATCGGCTTGCGGCCGAAGCGCTCATGCAACGCAAACCAGCCATCCACCGCACCCGGCACCGACACCGGCAGCGGGCCGGTCGGCGGAATGTCCTTCAGCCCACGGCGCTGGAACTCGGCCAGGGTCAGCGACTTCGGCGAGCGGCCCGAGCCGTTGTAGCCATAGAGTTTGCTGGTCTTGGGGTCCCACACGATGGCGAAAAGATCCCCACCCACCCCGTTGCCGGTCGGCTCCATCAGGCCCAGCGCTGCATTGGCGGCAATCGCCGCATCCACCGCCGACCCGCCGTTTTTCATCACATCCAGCGCGATCTGCGTGGCCAGGGGCTGCGAGGTAGCAGCCATGGCATGCGGCGCGATGACTTCCGAGCGGGTGGCGAACGGCTGCCCGGTGATGCGGTCGGCGGCGCCGAGGGGCGGCGCGAGCAGCGCCAGAGCAGACACCAACAAGACAGGTACGCGACGCATGTGCAGGCAACTCCCCAAGACACGACAGTGGACGTTCCACCATACCAGCGGCCCGGAGGCACAGCACCTGATCAACAGCGCGAGTTGCGATAAACCCGCGCAGTTGGTGACCCAGGTCGGCTCCGTAGGCCAACTGACGATGCAGTTTCAGCGGTAACCATGCTGCTGCCATGCGGCTTCGCACGGCGCGCGCAGCAGGCCCACCGATGTTTCACCCGCAAGGGTTGACACCTCACCGGCGGCGATGGTTATCTCAACCCCATGCCGCACCGCACCGCCACCTCGAACGCCCTGATGTCCGCGCCGGCCGGCGCGTCGGCAACGTCGCTTCTCGTGCTCGTACTTATTACCTCGCCAACCGGTGCGGGACGGGACTTCGTGTAGGCAACAGGTACACAAGGCTTCGATCAGACCCCGCACCGGCAACGGCGCGGGGTTTCGCGTTTCAGGGACCACCAAAAGTTTCGAATGACATGAACGACACCACGACCACCTCCACACCACGGTCCACCGGCGCCCATCCAGGCGCAGGCGTCAGTGGCTGGCTGCGTCGTGGCACCGCTCATCCCCGCGTTACTCGGCCGGCCAGTGCGCGCACCGCCGGCTAATCCGTTTATCCACTGCCCCTCTCCACTGCCAACCCCGCAAGGATTACTTCATGAGCAACGACACCCAACCGAAAATCGCGATCATCGGCTACGGCAGCCAGGGCCGCGCGCATGCGCTGAACCTGCGCGATTCCGGCTTCGACGTCACCGTTGGCCTGCGCCCCGGTGGCCCGACCGAATCCAAGGCCCAGGCCGACGGCTTCACCGTGGTGGCGCCGTCCGAGGCAGTGAAGAGCGCCGATCTGGTTGCGATCCTGACCCCGGACATGGTGCAGAAGAAGCTCTACGAAGACGTCATCGCGCCAAACATGAAGCAGGGCGCCTGCCTGCTGTTCGCGCATGGCCTGAACGTGCACTTCGACATGATCAAACCGCGCGCCGATCTGGACGTGGTGCTGGTCGCGCCGAAGGGCCCGGGCGCACTGGTGCGTCGCGAGTACGAGATCGGCCGCGGCGTGCCGTGCATCTATGCGGTGTACCAGGACACCAGCGGCAAGGCCGAGCAGTTCGCGCTGACCTATGCCGGCGGCCTGGGCGGCGCGCGTGCCAACATCATCAAGACCACCTTCAAGGAAGAGACCGAGACCGATCTGTTCGGCGAGCAGGCGGTGCTGTGTGGCGGTGCGTCCTCGCTGGTGCAGGCCGGTTTCGAGGTACTGGTGGAAGCCGGTTACCAGCCGGAAATCGCATATTACGAAGTGCTTCACGAATTGAAGTTGATCGTGGACCTGTTCTACGAAGGTGGCATCACCCGCATGCTGGAATTCGTGTCCGAAACCGCGCAATACGGCGATTATGTCAGCGGCCCGCGCGTGATCGACGCCAGCACCAAGGCGCGCATGAAGGATGTGCTGACCGACATCCAGAACGGCACCTTCACCAAGAACTGGGTGGCCGAATACGAAGCAGGTCTGCCGAACTACGCCAAGTTCAAGCAGGCCGATCTGGAGCACCCGATCGAAGAAGTGGGCAAGAAGCTGCGCGCCAAGATGGTATGGCTCAATGGCGAACAGCAGGCCGCTGCCGCACCAGCGAACCAACAAGCGGCGTAACTCGCCGCCGCATCTCCCACCGTTTAACACCGAAGGTCCGCAACGCATGAACACCTCCGCACACAGCACGCCCCGCAATGGCGCGCGCTGGCTGACGCAGGCCCTGGAAGCCGAGGGCGTGGAAACGCTGTTCGGTTATCCGGGCGGCACCATCATGCCGTTCTACGACGCCCTGGTGGATTCCAGGCTCAAGCACATCCTGGTCCGCCACGAGCAGGGCGCCGCCCTGGCCGCCAACGGCTATGCCCGTGCCAGCGGCCGGGTCGGCGTAT
The window above is part of the Xanthomonas campestris pv. badrii genome. Proteins encoded here:
- the ilvC gene encoding ketol-acid reductoisomerase, encoding MSNDTQPKIAIIGYGSQGRAHALNLRDSGFDVTVGLRPGGPTESKAQADGFTVVAPSEAVKSADLVAILTPDMVQKKLYEDVIAPNMKQGACLLFAHGLNVHFDMIKPRADLDVVLVAPKGPGALVRREYEIGRGVPCIYAVYQDTSGKAEQFALTYAGGLGGARANIIKTTFKEETETDLFGEQAVLCGGASSLVQAGFEVLVEAGYQPEIAYYEVLHELKLIVDLFYEGGITRMLEFVSETAQYGDYVSGPRVIDASTKARMKDVLTDIQNGTFTKNWVAEYEAGLPNYAKFKQADLEHPIEEVGKKLRAKMVWLNGEQQAAAAPANQQAA